CCAGTTGTCGTGGCGATTTGCTGCATTTTTTCTAGAAGAGTGTGTCCTCCAACTAAGACGAGATCGCGGTAGTTCTGAGCTTGCTGCTGCCAGCCCAGGTCTGCGTAAAGCGTACTCATTAAAAATGATTCAAATATATCCACGATTCCGACCAAGAGTTCGCCTGTTAAAGGAGAATCAATCGAACCATCCTGTACCAGCTCTTGGATGTTACTGCGGAAAATTTGGAGAAGCGGTAAAGCCTCCTTAAAGGTGTAGAGTGCTTGCTGATAATCCCCAACGGCTTGGTAAATGCCACCGATGTTAAGGATCGTCATCGCTTCCCCAAACCGTACATCGGCAAGGCTGCTTTTTCGCAGGTCATTGGTGCCAATGTAAAACTGGATATCACCTTGGAAAGGGTATACCCAGGAGGCACTTATTTGACTTTGGCGATCGTTTGGTTGATCGACGCTGGTTAGTAGTGATGACGATTGAAGTTGGTTGGGCTGTTCTTGCAGAGATTGCCAGAGCAATAGAGCTCGCTGGTGGGTCACCAAAGATTGATCAACCTCATCGATTTCTCGGTAGCTAGCTGCCAGATGACCCAGGGTTAGTGCTTGCCAGAAGGGTTGCTTTAATTTTTGGAACAGCGGTGCGGCCTGGCGATAAGTGGCGATCGCCGACGGGTAATCCTCCAACTCCTGAAAAAGATAGCCGATATTATTCAAGATGATGGCAGCCTGGGTGTCATTGTTGAGATTTTGATAAATCTTCAGTGCAGCTTGATAGGTGGAAATGGCTTGCTTTTTCTTCTCTTTGTCAATGGACTTTTTATTATTTTCGTTGTTACTGTCGTTTGTTTTATTGTCGGCTTGATTGTTGTAGATATAAGCCAATCCCTTGAGTGCTTCTGCTGCTCCTGCTTGATCGTTAGATGTTTGAGAGAGTTTGAGGGCAGTTTGGTAGAGGGCAACATTAGACTGCACTTCGGCAAGAGTTCGCAGTGCTGTGGCTTCGGCGATCGAGTCTTTTTGGGAGCGTGCCCGTTGTAAGTCTGCCTCCGCTCTGTTCACACGTTCTGCCTTGCTCACTAACTTCTCAGTGATGCCCGATATTTCCTGTACATTCAGTACTACAGCCACTTGCTGAGGATTTTTGCCAGATTCCCATGCCAACTTCGCATCCTTCAAAATGCCTAAGCTAAGGACTCGTCTCCGGTCTTGTTCAAGTTGAGCGCGATTAAAAACCATGCCGGGCTTCGACCTGACTGCCGGGAGAATCACAGAGGCAAGAGTTTTATCGCCAACCAACTGCTCCTGAACGTTTGTTGGTTTATTTTCCGAGTTCACGAACTGCACCCGCACGGACTCAATCACGGGATTAATCACTCCTTCCGCAATTTTCAAAGTCACGATGCCATCTTCAGAAATCTTTAGATCTTTCAGCACTTTTGCCAAGACATAGCCTTTGGCTTGATAACGCTGAGTGAGCTTGTCAATACCTGCTTGAAAGGTTTGCAGATTGAGAATGTTGCCGTATTGCGATCGAAAAGATTCATCCACCACCGTTACTGGCAGGACAGGCTTATTCCCTGAAACCGACACGATTTTCGCCTGACGCAGTACTGGATTGGGCTGCACGATAAATGTAACCCGTACGCCCTTGGGAGTATCTTCTGGTACCGCCTTAACGTTGCTGAACCAGCCTGTTTTGAAGATGGCGTTGATATCTTTTTGGAGCTGCGATCGTGTTGTCGCCTGCCCCGATTTGGTGACGATCGCTTGATAAGCAATTTCTTGTAGCTTTCCCGATGCGCCCTGCACCACGACTTCCGCAACTAACACTCGCGGTTCTGGTTTACCATCTGCAGGAGAGGTGGCAGTTTGAGCCAATATCTGAACTTTGCTATCTTCTAAATCTGACGGTACTACCCTGACTCTGGGTTGCCCTAAAGCAATCAGAAATGGCTCAGACAGCAGCAGGCAGAGCATACAGGAAATAACACCGAGGAAAACCCGTTTAGCGCTACGGCTTACTCGTTTGAACCGTTTCAACTGAGGGAGCATAGTGAAATAAAACTCCGTGATGATTTTGGGCTAAGAGGCGATGAGTTTTAGAGTGGAGGCGTTAGTAAGATCGTAGTTTTCATCGTAGTTAACTTCTCAGGTCTGTGTTGGAGGGGTTCTATAAATTGAGAAGCCAACAGCGACAGAGCCAATTCCAAACAGTGCAAACATGAAGCTAGTCAGGCGATCGCCGTTTGCTCGACTCTCAGGACTATCTCCCACATCAATTCGCGCTTTCACAGAAGCAGTCTCTGGGTCATACAAAACGGGAACGGTTTGATTTTTCTTGGCAGAGGTGCAATTGTTCGAAAATACAATCGTTCTGCCCTGGTGGGTCTGAAATTTGACAGTCATGTTGCAACTGGATGTGCAAGCACCTAGCCCTCCTCCAACACAAGTTGTTTGTTGGTTTTTCTCAGCGACAATGCCAGAGGTTGAAAGCGCTTTTGAACGAAAGTTAACTTCGGCTCGGTAGCGATCAGGAATTGTCAAATACATCCAACTTGCGATTGAGAAGAAGAAACCAGGCATGAGCATGAAAAAGAAAATTCTGCCCATTCCATCTCTCCGCGTCATGACGATACCCTCTCAAGGTCTTGTAACGCTTGTTCAATCTGCTTCGTCAGGCTCACCTTGCCTTGTGCTTTAGAGAGTTCTTCTGCCTGCCTTAGATGCTCAATCCCATTTGGCTCCTGTCGATCGGTATACAAAGCAACTCCTAAAAGAAAGTGAGACTCAGCATCGTGGTAGCTCAGTGCAACAGCTTGCTTCAGCGCTGAGATTGCCTCGGGTAGCCGATTTTGGGCGAGCAGCACTGCTCCCAGAGCGTAGTGGGACTCGGGCGATTTTGAATCAAGTTCTACTGCCTTCTCAACCTCAGACAGAGCCTCAGTTTGCTTTCCTTGTTTAGATAAGGCCAATCCCAGATTCGCGTGGGCGATCGCCAACTTCGGGTCTAGCTCAATTGCTTTTTGGTATGCAGCGATCGCTTTGTCTGCTTGCTTTTGCTGACTTAAGGCTGTTCCTAAGTTGTTGTGAGCCATCGCATTATCTGGCTTAAGCTCAATTGCTCGCTTTAGCTTGGTGCTGGCTTGTTCCAGATGCCCATGATCTAATAAAGCCGCTCCGAGAGTAATCAAAGCTTCTGCATTATTAGGCTTTAGTTCAACAGCTTTGCGAGCGGCTGTAATCGCTCCGTCAATATCGGCTCGCTGATACAGTAGAGCAGCTAAATTCGCGTAGGCACGGGCACTGCGCGGATTCAGTTCAATCGTGGTTTGATAAGCCGCGATCGCTTCGTCATTCCTGCCACGATCCTGCAAGGCGTAACCAAGGCTGAGATAAATGTCTTCTGGGTTTTCGGGAGTCAGTTCAAGGGATTTTCGGTAAGCCGCGATCGCTTGATCAACTTCCCCTGCTTGGTTGAGCGCCAACCCTAAATTGTAATAAGCATCTGCATTATCTAAATCGTGCTTAATTATCTGACGAAAAGCTAAGGCAGACTCTTGATAATCCCCTTCGTCATACGACGTGAGTCCTTGTTGAAAGTAATGCGAAGAGATTAGACGAGGAGCGTGAAAGAAACCAGCAAGTGCCAACCCCAAGAGAATGAATATAATCCCTAGAATAGGTCGATTTGACTGTCGATTTGACTGATGTCGCATACTCGAGCCTCCTGATACGTCTACTTGTGGGCTTCAACCGTGAAACAAAACTCCGTGATGATTTTGGATCGAGAGAAATATGTTTTAGGTGGAGAGGTTTAGGTGAGATACGGCAGGGGTTGCCTTCATCCGTCTGAGTCGAGCGTCTTTCAAAGCAGCGCTACTCTGCTTCTCCAATCAGCGTGAAAGCTGCCCAATCTTTCGGTTCGGGGTGCGTTGCCATCGTGGTTAACATGGCCTGCCGGAGTGCCTGTGCCTTATTGGGCTGCTTCTGAAGGTTCTTGTAAAACGCGGTCATCAATTCTGCGGTCGGCGCATCGGGAACTGCCCAGAGGGAAACAATTACACTGGGCACGCCTGCTGAAATTAAAGAGCGCGACAAGCCAATCACGCCATCTCCGGTAATTCTGCCTTCTCCCGTGTTGCAGGCACTCAAAACGACCAGGCTGGCTTGCAGTTTCATATCGAAGATTTCGGCTGCGGTCAATAAGCCGTCATCGTTGCCAGAGGGAGCCAAAGCGATCGCGCTACCCAATCCATGTACATCATCCAGCAACCCATGAGTAGCGAGGTGAATGATCGATGCCTGAGGCATTCTTTGAACGATCGCGGCTTTGGTGCCTTGATCACCGATGATGGCTTGAGTGTTGAGCAGCGGGGCGATCGCTTCGGCTTCGTCTTCGGCTGCGGGAAGGGGCGATAGGGCTTGTTTTGGCTCTCCGGGCGATAGGGAAACTTGGGGCATGGTGGGATTGCCTAATACGAGAGCTTTACCACGACCACTGGCGGGCTGAGTGGCTAGCTTCTGTTGTTGTTGCCGAGTCAAATCCAAGACCTGAATCGAGGGGGCGGTGCGAATGGTGTGTTTTTGGATCAGGTAGGTGCCGTTAGCATCTTGCAGGGCGGGGAAAGGCACTTGGAAGAGGGAGCCTTGAGGAATGAAGATGACATGGGCTTTGGGGTCTTTGGGAAGCAGAGAGGCGATCGGGTCAATCAGTTGCTGATACAGACGTTGTAAGTTGAAGTTGGGTTCAGATTTTGTGGAGCGATTGTTACTGCGACTGCGAATATCCAAGGATTCTTGATTGCCAACGATGAGGTTAGCTAGAGAGGCGTTGTGCTGTTGCCAGAGGGGTTTGAGGTCAACTTGGCGGAAGGTGATTTCGCCTGTGGGTTGAATCACCCAGATGTAGAGCGCGGATTCCTGTCCTACTGGTTTTCCTTGGATCTGGAACTCATCGTAAATGATGGAATACTGCACCAAAGTTGCATTCTGTGCTTTCGCGATTTGGCGGATCTGGGCTTGGTTAGGAGCAGAGGCGACAAGCGGATTGGCAGAACCAGATGATAGTCGCTGAGTCAGGAGATCGACAAAGGCACGGGCGCGTCCCCGTTCGGCAATTTCTAAGGCGGCAATCGGTTGATTCTGAGCCACGCGGACTTGTTGTAACGTCCGATAAGTGGCAGCTTGTCCTTCAAAAATGGAGATTTTATTCGCATCGTTGGAGCCAAGCATTTGCCGCATTGATTCCCACACTTGAATCCCCTGCACCAACATTTTTTCGGCTTCTGTGGGGTTGCCAGCTTTCAAGAATGTCACTCCAAGGTTGTTAAGTGCTAGACCCTCCCCCGCGCGGTCCTTAACTTCGCGGGCGATCGCTAAATATTGCTGAATATATTTGATCGCCTGAACCTCATTGCTCAAATAGCCGTAAGCAAGCCCTAAATTGCCTAGTGCCACACCTTCCCCTTGACGGTCTTTGATTTCGCGGGCGATCGCTAAATATTGCTGTGAATACTCAATGCCTTTGGCATAGTCGCTCATACTGAGGTAAGCGCCCCCTAAACTGCCTAGTGCCTCACTTTCCCCTTGGCGGTTCTTAATTTCACGGGCGATGGCTAGATATTGCTGTGAATATTCAATGGCTTTGTCATAGTCGCCCAGTTTTAGGTGAGCATTTCCTAAATTGCCCAGTGTCGTACTTCCTAATTGACGGTCTTTAATTTCGTACGCGATCGCTAGACTTTGCTGTAAATACTCAATCGCTTTGACGTAGTTCCCTAAAGAGCGGTAAGCAAGTCCTAAATTACCTAGTGCCACACCTTCCCCTCGGCGGTATTTAACTTCGCGGGCGATGGCTAACTGTTGCTGTAAATACTCAATGGCTTTGGCATAGTTGCCCAGATAGAGGTAAGCACCTGCTAAATTACCTAGTGCCACACTTTCCCCTTGGTGATTTTTAATTTCGCGGGCGATGGCTAACTGTTGCTGTAAGTACTCAATGGCTTTGTTATAGTTACCCAGGGCATGGTAAGTGTTTCCCAAAATGCCTAGTGCCTCATTTTCCCCCAGGCGATTTTTAATTTCGCGGGCGATCGCAAGACTTTCCTGCCCATATTCAATGGCTTTGTCATACTCGCCCAGAACCCTGTAAATGCTTACCAAGTTACTCAGGGTTACACTCTCCCGTTGGCGGTTTTTGAGGGCACGATAAATTTGCAATGCCTGTTGGCAGGAATTTAGCGCGGCTTGGAATTGGCTAGTCTGATATTGTTGAATTCCCTGCTGCAACAGGCGATCGGCTTCGGCTTTACGGGTATCGATCGCCTGAGCAACAGCGGGAGGTGGAGTATGGAGAGGAAGACAGAAAGTAACAGGCAAAAGGCAAAAGGCAAGGGGCAGGAGGAACCGCGAGTGCTTCGCAGTTGCCAGGGGCAATCGCACCTTGCGTTTGCTTGATTTGATCTGTTTGGGGGCAAGTTTCATGAGTTCTAGGGTCTGGGTTGTGGCTCTTGGCGCTGTCGTTCGATCGCTTCAATCTGCTTCAGGCGATCGCTCCATTCCTGCAACAGTTGGGCTTCCGAACTGGCAAGAGAACCGAGTAAATCCAACACGGGTGACTGATTTTGAACCGTCTCAGAAGCTTTGAGTGCGGCGGCGATCGCGTCATACCATAGCCCAGTCTCTGCATACAGGTTGCTCTGCTGTTGGGGTGTTGCCGCGGCAGCAAGTTGAGTCTGCAACGGCGCATCAGGCTTGACCACCTCGATTTCTGCCGCCGCCACGACATTCCTCGAAGGAGCCTGCGGGTCACAGACTAACACTACCTGCCAGCGATAGGTTTGTCCGATCGCCAGTCCGGGCTGACTTTGAGGCAGGGAGAACTGCATGATTCCTGCTTGGCTTTGTAGTTGAGTGCGG
The genomic region above belongs to Trichocoleus desertorum ATA4-8-CV12 and contains:
- a CDS encoding tetratricopeptide repeat protein, encoding MRHQSNRQSNRPILGIIFILLGLALAGFFHAPRLISSHYFQQGLTSYDEGDYQESALAFRQIIKHDLDNADAYYNLGLALNQAGEVDQAIAAYRKSLELTPENPEDIYLSLGYALQDRGRNDEAIAAYQTTIELNPRSARAYANLAALLYQRADIDGAITAARKAVELKPNNAEALITLGAALLDHGHLEQASTKLKRAIELKPDNAMAHNNLGTALSQQKQADKAIAAYQKAIELDPKLAIAHANLGLALSKQGKQTEALSEVEKAVELDSKSPESHYALGAVLLAQNRLPEAISALKQAVALSYHDAESHFLLGVALYTDRQEPNGIEHLRQAEELSKAQGKVSLTKQIEQALQDLERVSS
- a CDS encoding DUF928 domain-containing protein, with product MTHRFKRQIYYYALTVSLLMSVLLGIVPVALAKYRPPAKPSAPKGTRPNITRGGNCDRSATIGLTTLVPLSHVGQTSSQHPSFFWFMPERQAYPLQFRLFTSNGQPLYRTQLQSQAGIMQFSLPQSQPGLAIGQTYRWQVVLVCDPQAPSRNVVAAAEIEVVKPDAPLQTQLAAAATPQQQSNLYAETGLWYDAIAAALKASETVQNQSPVLDLLGSLASSEAQLLQEWSDRLKQIEAIERQRQEPQPRP
- a CDS encoding CHAT domain-containing protein, which translates into the protein MKLAPKQIKSSKRKVRLPLATAKHSRFLLPLAFCLLPVTFCLPLHTPPPAVAQAIDTRKAEADRLLQQGIQQYQTSQFQAALNSCQQALQIYRALKNRQRESVTLSNLVSIYRVLGEYDKAIEYGQESLAIAREIKNRLGENEALGILGNTYHALGNYNKAIEYLQQQLAIAREIKNHQGESVALGNLAGAYLYLGNYAKAIEYLQQQLAIAREVKYRRGEGVALGNLGLAYRSLGNYVKAIEYLQQSLAIAYEIKDRQLGSTTLGNLGNAHLKLGDYDKAIEYSQQYLAIAREIKNRQGESEALGSLGGAYLSMSDYAKGIEYSQQYLAIAREIKDRQGEGVALGNLGLAYGYLSNEVQAIKYIQQYLAIAREVKDRAGEGLALNNLGVTFLKAGNPTEAEKMLVQGIQVWESMRQMLGSNDANKISIFEGQAATYRTLQQVRVAQNQPIAALEIAERGRARAFVDLLTQRLSSGSANPLVASAPNQAQIRQIAKAQNATLVQYSIIYDEFQIQGKPVGQESALYIWVIQPTGEITFRQVDLKPLWQQHNASLANLIVGNQESLDIRSRSNNRSTKSEPNFNLQRLYQQLIDPIASLLPKDPKAHVIFIPQGSLFQVPFPALQDANGTYLIQKHTIRTAPSIQVLDLTRQQQQKLATQPASGRGKALVLGNPTMPQVSLSPGEPKQALSPLPAAEDEAEAIAPLLNTQAIIGDQGTKAAIVQRMPQASIIHLATHGLLDDVHGLGSAIALAPSGNDDGLLTAAEIFDMKLQASLVVLSACNTGEGRITGDGVIGLSRSLISAGVPSVIVSLWAVPDAPTAELMTAFYKNLQKQPNKAQALRQAMLTTMATHPEPKDWAAFTLIGEAE